The Deltaproteobacteria bacterium genome contains the following window.
GTTTTGGTTTATTAATAAATCGTTTTGATTTGGGGGTTGGTTACGAACTGCTTTATATTGGCGATGAAGAAATTGGCGGAGCGTCTGGTAGTGTAGGTGTTTGGTTTTAAATAAGGTGTAAAAAATTTATCTTGATACTCAGTGTTCTAATGTCTTTGGGAAATCTATTTTATATTTATGTTCTAAATTAAGCATAAATTGTCCTTTATAAACTTCGCATTTGCCAAACGTTTCAGGGATATTTTTATAAGCGCCTAAAGTTGCCAATTTTGCAAAACTTAATTTTGAAGTTGCTATTAAGCGTTTTTGTTTTTTACCATCATCACTGTCACTATAAACGACTGTTATAAGATCAAAAGAATTTGGCAGTGCTATTCTCATTCTTACAGAATCGTTTGTTGAATATATTTCTTTAACGACAAGAGGCGATGGTGATCCATAGCCAGGGAATACTTTGCCGTCTTTAGCTCTTATTCCCCATTGGTCTGGTGATTCTTTGCTATTTACACAGAATAGATCATCTTGCTTATTAGCAAGCCAAATTTCAAAATGATCATCATAAAGCCAACTGCTAGCGTTATTTATAAAATGGTCATCAACTACCTCAAGCCATAGTTCCTTTTTTTGGGTAAGCATGGCAAAAAAGTATGCATCACTAGTCTCACCTGGTTGTCCATGAATTATAAAACCATTATTACCAGTACTATCAATATAAACTCCACAGCTACCTAAGCTAGTGGTTTGCATATCCCAAGTAATTGAGGGTTGAAAAATAGGAATTAATAATGCCTCAGTGTCATATAGTTTTGTATAGGTATCTTGTTTTTCATCTAATGATTCGCATAACGGAGTTTGACGTTGTTCAGAAAAGATAAAGTTATTCCAATCGCTAATGGTTTTACTAGAATTTGGGGAGAGAGTGTGAAAGCTTGATGAAACTTCGTGAGTAATTTCTAATGAAGATATATTAAAAGTAACCTCGTTATCCCAGCGCCATGCAGAGCCCCCACTTTTACTGTAAGTTATAGTGCCATCATTAACTTTAATAGAATCTTCACCAAGATTAGCGGCACCGTAACCATCGTTACATACGACAAATAGTAATTGCGTTTGAAATTCATTGATTGCTTTAGAAATTACCAGCCAGTATTCAAATGGCTTGCACATGTTATCTTTACTCTCAGGTAGAGGTAATTGATAAATTGATACAGTTTCACCTTTTTTTTGGCTTTGCGAGCTGAGTAATGTTAGGGGTTCGAGATTGCGACCTTGATAAATCGTTTCGATAATAGATTTTGGTAGTTTTATTTCATTTGCGTTTGCAAAGCAGGCGTTAAAATTAAATAAAAAAACTAACACTATAAAAGTTGCCATACAAATGATGTTTAAATCCGTCGTTGTAAATGTTCGATGAATTTTACGTGTAATATACATGTTGCCTTCTTATCGTGAATGTAGCCGAATTGATAGGTGTTTTTAGGTCGAGTGCTTATTTATTTTTGCCACTTTTTTGCCATAGGCCACAATAATGAGTTAGGCTGGCAGGGTCATGTGGAATCTTATCAAAACTATATTATTCTTCTGTTTCATTGGTTGTGCGACATATGGTGTTTTTTTTGTGCAATTAGGTCAAATGACGCTTGCCGGTCATATTGCCGAGGTATGGAATTCAACAGTAATTCAGAAAAAAATGCAACAAATGCGAGCTGGCGTTGAAAGTCAATTGGCACAAAAATTAAATCGTGCGCTTGCCAATAAACACCATAACGGTTCAGGTGAAACTGAGATCAGTGATTCTGATCGTCAAGAACTAGAAACCCTTTTACGTAAGAGCCAATAACTAATTACCTAATAATTGCTTTTTCTGCTATCGATAAAAAAACAAAAGTAAATTTAAAATTAGGCCTCGCCAATCAGCTTTTCTAATGTTGCAAATGCCTCAGTTAGAGCTTCTGGTTTATTACCACCAGCCTGGGCAAAATCAGGTTTGCCACCACCTTTGCCACCGATGATTTGAGAAAGTTGTCCAATTAATTTACCGGCATGAAAACGTTTGGTGAGATCAGGGGTAATTGCTACTAGTAATGTTGTTTTGCCTTCACTACTTCCACCTAGCGCTAAAATTGCAGAGCCAAGTTGTTGGCGCAAGCGATCAGCCAATTCACGTAAAGACTTAGCTTCAGTATCATCAATCCGGGCAGTAAGAACTGTGATCTCATTAATTACCCGTGCTTGCTGCACTAAATCGGCTGTAGAACTAGAGAGAGCAGCGCGTTTATTTTCTTCAATAAGACGCTCATTTTCTTTATTGCTTGTAAGTAGCGCGGCAAAGGCAGCTAGCAATCCGGTATCTTGAGCGCGGTAGTGTGAGAGCACATCATCAACTTCACTAGCACGCGCGTTAACTAATAACTGCAGGCCATGCCATAAATCACGTACCTGACGTGCTTGCACTAGAGTAAATTCATCAGGCAAGCTTATTGGATTAGCTATACTGGTATTAGCTTTTGTTGGTGAACCACCACTGTCGCTTATGGTAGCAGACAATTCTTGAGCATGTCGTACGGTTTTTATTATTGAGGTTAAAATCGGATTTTGGATATCATTTGGCTTATTCATCTTCTGAGTAAGGATATCGTAGGCGGTATTAAGTCGTTGCGACATTTCACGTATAGTAGCACGTGCTGCAAAACCTACTTGAGCTTCGATACGACGAACACCGCTAGCAACAGATTCTTCACGAGTGATTATAATTAAGCCAATATCGCTAGTATTGCGGGCGTGAGTTCCCCCACAAAATTCAACCGAAGCGCCAATACTAATAACTCGTACAATATCGCCATATTTATCACCAAAAAAAGCAATGGCGCCTTTTTGCTTAGCTTTATCAAAAGGTAAAACTTCGGTAACGATATCGTTATTAAGTGTTACCCAAGCGTTGGCATCATCTTCTATTAAAGCCAGCTGTTCGCGGGTTGGTGCTTCGAAATGCGAATAATCAAAACGTAAATGCTGTGCATCAACTAAAGAACCTGATTGTTTAACGTGTTCACCTAAAACTTTACGTAACGCGCCATGCAATAAGTGAGTGGCCGAGTGATGAGCGCGAGTATTTTTTCGGTTATTAGCATTATAACCAGCCCATATTTTATCACCAACTGCAATAGCCCCTTGCAGCAAGCGGACCTTACATATTGGCAAACCATCAATTGGTTTAACCGTATCCAACACTAAAGCTGTAAAACCGGCATCGTTGTTAGCGATACCGGTATCACCAACCTGACCACCAGATTCAGCATAAAACGGTGTTGGTGATATTAGTAAATCAAATACTTGTTGCTCAGCATTAGCTTGGTGTTCTATTTTTTTAATCTCAATACCATCTTTAACCAAAGCAATAACTTTACATTCAGTTTCGAGATATTCAGTATTGCTGTCATGATGCCAACGCCAAACACCATCACGTTTATCTAAAGGTTCAGTTTCATGGAGATAGCCGATAAATTCGATTTCACCTAGTTTTTTCTTTAACTCTTTATAGATATCAGAAATGGCCGCTTCACCAACGTCGCTGCCGCGACTGCGTTCTTTTTGCGCGGCCATTTCTTTAGCAAAACCTTCATCATCACTGATAAGTCCGCGTTCAGCTAAAATAACGTCAGTTAAATCTTTTGGAAAACCATAAGTATCATAAAGTTTGAAAACTACTTCACCAGATAATTTACTCTGTTGATGTAGTTCGGCTTGGTTCACTTCATCAGCAAGAATACGCAGACCAGTATCGAGGGTACGGCGGAACGAGCGTTCTTCAAGATCAGCTACTTTGCTAATTAAGGCCCGTGTTTCATTAAGTTCAGGATAAGTTTCGCCCATGTTTTCAACAACATCATCACATATACGGGCAAAGAATAAATTATCTAACCCAAGACGTTTACCATGGCGAATTGCACGACGCATGATTCGGCGCATGACATAACCGCGGCCTTCATTAGTGGGTTGTACCCCATCGGCAGTAAGAAAAGCAGTGGTGCGAGCATGATCTGCAATAACTCGCATTGAGACATCATCTTCACTATTACTATGAGTATAGTTTTTGCCACAGATGTTAGCTACCGCTTCAATTAACGGCATAAAGAGATCACTGTGATAATTTGAATTTTCTTG
Protein-coding sequences here:
- the alaS gene encoding alanine--tRNA ligase, with the translated sequence MKRFAKTIRQEFLDYFAKNGHTIVKSSSLIPANDPTLMFANAGMVQFKDVFVGAEQRPYTRAASCQKCLRVSGKHNDLEEVGRTARHHTFFEMLGNFSFGDYFKPEAIELAWSLITKEWGLNPERLWVTVFGGADGIAADTQARTYWKKISTLPEARILDMGMKDNFWAMGDTGPCGPCTEIHYDLIGNSDVSAEDFENGRIVEIWNNVFMQFERFGDGRMQPLQKTGVDTGMGLERITAIINQENSNYHSDLFMPLIEAVANICGKNYTHSNSEDDVSMRVIADHARTTAFLTADGVQPTNEGRGYVMRRIMRRAIRHGKRLGLDNLFFARICDDVVENMGETYPELNETRALISKVADLEERSFRRTLDTGLRILADEVNQAELHQQSKLSGEVVFKLYDTYGFPKDLTDVILAERGLISDDEGFAKEMAAQKERSRGSDVGEAAISDIYKELKKKLGEIEFIGYLHETEPLDKRDGVWRWHHDSNTEYLETECKVIALVKDGIEIKKIEHQANAEQQVFDLLISPTPFYAESGGQVGDTGIANNDAGFTALVLDTVKPIDGLPICKVRLLQGAIAVGDKIWAGYNANNRKNTRAHHSATHLLHGALRKVLGEHVKQSGSLVDAQHLRFDYSHFEAPTREQLALIEDDANAWVTLNNDIVTEVLPFDKAKQKGAIAFFGDKYGDIVRVISIGASVEFCGGTHARNTSDIGLIIITREESVASGVRRIEAQVGFAARATIREMSQRLNTAYDILTQKMNKPNDIQNPILTSIIKTVRHAQELSATISDSGGSPTKANTSIANPISLPDEFTLVQARQVRDLWHGLQLLVNARASEVDDVLSHYRAQDTGLLAAFAALLTSNKENERLIEENKRAALSSSTADLVQQARVINEITVLTARIDDTEAKSLRELADRLRQQLGSAILALGGSSEGKTTLLVAITPDLTKRFHAGKLIGQLSQIIGGKGGGKPDFAQAGGNKPEALTEAFATLEKLIGEA